The nucleotide window CATATATAAAGATgcttttttgtaaaatgaaaaactttatataaatgaaaggcCTATCACTTCAGGAGCTGAGAGAGAACCGTATTAATGAATGTAAACTTAACATAGGCTTTAAAGTTGTATTTCCCAATGTACTTCCAATAAATTAAACTACCACTATTGCTATTTAGCTCACTTTTCCTCCTccaagtagaaaagaaaaaaaaggctttcttttGTGGAATAGGTCATCAAAAAACTGACACGAGGAGATGATGCCAGGCCCCAAGTACATACCTATGCTGGGCAGAAGCTCTGGATGGGATCCCACCTTCTCCTCCACTAGGCCACCCACAAGTGGCTCAGGTGCTATGCCAACATGATTGTTTTTTGTGGCCGGCGCAGCGGAGATGAGCTCAGAGGGTACCAGAGTGGTTACTATCGAGCGTACACTGGTGGGGAGAGTACCGCCAGGTAAGCTGGGTCCTGTTGAGGTGGAGCCTGGGCCCACAGGGCTAGAGGTCATTTTTAGCAGAGTGGGTGCTGGGGGTGTTGGGGTTTTACTGTCCAGCTCTGTGGGTAACTGCTCTGTTCCCATGAGCCCTGGAGTTGTAGTCTCTAGCCCTTGGCCTTCGGTCTCTCCATCTGCACCATATTGCTCTTCCCCTTTCTCAAGAGAGCCTGTAACTTTCTTACATGCCTTGGTCAGCAAAATCTGGCCGATTTTGTCCACTTTTCCTTTGCCCTTACTAGATGAGACTGGGCTTCGCCGGTTGACAGAGGAGCCTGGACTATTGGTCAAAAGGGGAGAAACCATTGTGGTTGACTGTGAAGAGGGCAGAGTGCTCTGATCTGCTGAGGTGCTCACCTGAGGACTAGCCTCATCTGGATTCAATTCTTTCACTTGCTGGACAGGGGGATGAGGAGGGACAACTGGAGAAGTTGTacaaggaggggaaggaagcTGAACAGGGGTGGCTCGTGAGTTAAGGACTAAGGGTCGACCAGTCTGTATATTTGGAGCAGTACTACTGGAGGGGACATTAGGCGGTACAGGAGCAGAAGAAAACTTTATGTTCTGAGGTATGTGTAAAGGGCCAACAACTGCAACAGAGGGAGGCATCAAGCCAGAGTTGGTTGTCAGTGGGGCTGCAGGAATTGTACTTGGCTGTGATCCTTTCATAACCTGAATTATTGAGGATGAATTGATAAAGACAGGTGTAATGAACTGAGGCCGGGCATTAGACTGAGCAGCTGACTGTCCCTCAGAAACCATAACCTTGCTACCCACATTGGGCATTGTGACAACTGTTGACATCAGTGCAGACTGCAGGTGAGTTGGCAGAGCTGCTGATGTGTTAGCTGAAGTTGTGATAGGATTGGAAGTTACAAAAACAGTTATCTGATTTGGGGGCAAGGGGGTGGAGATGGAGGAAGAGCTGACAGGTCTTGACATTACTGGAGGGATGCTTGGTGCAACATTAGAACTGACCTCACTCAATTCTGGATGCATAAGGGTTGAACACGGCTCATTAGTGTGAGGTAAATTTAGGGAATTAGAGGGTTCTTTAGAAGACGGATCCTGCAGTGTGGGAATGACAGATGCTTTTTTCAGGTCCTCCCCAGAAACTACTGGGGGTGTTACTTCCAGATCTGTAAGCCCAGGGGGTTTAATGGTCACGTTAGGAGCTCCAGAGTTGTCAAGAAGTTGACTTAATGATGTCGGTGCTTCCCTCATAGCAGGAGACACCAAATTTTTGTTCTCTTCAACACTGGGAAGTTTGTTAGGATCCATAGGTTGCCCATCCTTTTTAGACTGATCTTCAGGGACAACCATTTTAACTTCTTGGGTAGGGACTGTTTTGAGCTCAATGTTTACCTGCTCCTTCCTACCCTGGGAATTCTGGCAATCGCTGTCCTGAGGCACATTCAAGCTCTCCTTGTTATCCTCGAGAACACCCCCCACTGCAGCCACAGGCATGGTAGGATTCTGAGGATTCAGCCCACTGTTGTTAGGAAAGCTCCCAGGTACAGAGGGATTGGCCAAAGGAGTGGGACTGACCAATACGTTTCTTGGCAACTCCACGTTTTGCAACAGGGTTGTGTTTGTCTGAGAGGCCAGAGTAAGTTTAGGGGTTTTTGAATTCTGTCTCCCAGGACTTGGGGTGGTTTTCCTACTGGACCCAGGACTAGACCTGCGACTGTTGCTTGGGCTAGCCCGTTTTGTTGCTCCAGAATTAGACTGCTTTCCAGAATTCACCACCACAGAATCTAATTTGTGAGTTTGTGGGGCAGCAAAATTGGAAGGATTATTCATGGTAAGATTTGAAGGTGCTTGCCCAATGGCCTTTAAAGTTGTTGGGTTCAGGCCCTGCTGATCAAAGCCCCTGTTTAAATTTGGCCTAGGAGGTAAAGGAATATTAATCTGTGGGGGAAAGAGTCCTGCTATGGAGGCATTGAGTCTTTCTGGTGATAGACTGATCTCTGAAGGTTCTGTGCTGGGAGGGCGATTGTTGGGTGTCTGAGGATAGTAGGGCCTGGGGCTGGCTCTGTTTGGTGTTTTAGGCCTAGATGTTTGGGTTGGAGCAGCCACATTTGGAAAATGGTGGCCATGGGAGCTGGGCAAGGAATTTACAGGGGGTTGCTGGGGAGTTGCACCTTGAGTTGCTGAAAGGGGCGATGGTCCGGGTTTTGGCCCTGTCATCATTAACTGATTCTGGGAAACTACTAAATGTGAAGGCATGTTGTTTGGGCCTCCTGAGACAGATGGTACTTCACTGCCACTCGCTTCAGGGAGTGAGGACATCTCTCCCAGTGGTGAGCTAGAAGGATTCTGGGGATTCTCCTGGTATACCATTTTCCTTGAATTGCTTCCCAAAGGAGTATTCAAAGGCATTGGCATTCTTTGTTTATCAGGTGATGGTGGCACGGAAGCAGGTCCTTGTAAACTGACCATGACAGGCACATTGCCACTCTGCTGCATGGGCATTCTCTGGGAGTCTGGGTTCAGGGGGCCTCGTGGGGGGTGGACATTTTGGGAGACTGGAAGCCTAACTGATTTGGGGTCTTGCTGCATCATgagcatcatcatcatctgttgctgctgctgctgctgctgctgctgctgttgagACTGTGGCTGACTGGGAGGCGGTGGCTGCTGTGGCGGCGGTGGCAGTTgtggctgtggctgctgctgtggTGGCTGTGGTGGGGCTGCCACATGCTGCATGAGCTGAGGAGGCATCTGCTGAAGTGGCCTCTGTTCAACTGGTTGAGAAGGATAACCTAAAACAAGCCCCCCAAACCAGGGAAATTAGATTTTTGGCAAGAAAAGCTTTGCTACCTTTAGAGTATAGCCAAGCAATACTCATCTTAGGCAGGACAGACAGTGCACAAAACAGCTTAAGCATGCCCACTCCCAAGGGGGTAGGGGCAGCCTCTTTGTTATCCAACATAAGCGAAGGGGCACACTGCTTAAGGAAGCAAAAAGCAAAGCATCAAGAACCCGGAAATCCTCAGTCTTCAGGGTGTCAGTGAGGCCCTTCTGCACTAAGACTGTTCTAATAGACAGGCATGGGGTGCTGTGCACTCACAGTGGCTGAGTCAGTCCCAGCCATTCAttcagaggaaatgaaaacaattccCATTGACAGCAAGGAGCTGAGCACCCAGCCTTGGGCTCTCATATGGGCATAATAAATATCCCACTGTCCTTGTAAATGAATTAAGGTATTTAGGATTCACTTTTTCTGTTATCACTGATTAAAATTTTACAGTCTGATTTTGTGAAAATGCCAGCACTGAAGATagcctttttattctttcaatagaagtaaaatataaaatgctaggATTCAATTccttaaaaaggatttaaaattacTCCAGTCCATTGGCTTCATATACCATGCTGCATCCTTCAGGCTCAATTCTTCGGGGAACCCAACTGAATTAAACTGACCCTCTGATGTAAATCAGTTTAATGTAGGAGCTCATAGAAGGTGATATACACACTGAAAATCAATTGAAGGCactgaagatttctttttaatggataTTAGTTTCCATTTACTTTCTTACATGTTAAAACtctatttggagaaatattttctaTGAATCCACAATGGGAGAATAACCAAGCCAGAAGCATTGCcctcaggaataaaaaataatttcggGAAAAGAACTCTGAGGGACAATGCCTTATAGATTTTCAGAAGGCAAGAGCTCAAATGATTCTTTCTCTTGTGAAGATTTTACTTGGCATTTTAGAACTAAAGCCTTATACAATcagcagaaaggaaaaatcatTAACCAGGAATAAAGGTGGTTCCATGGGAAAAAGTGGGGATATAGCTGGGATATGGTTTCACAAACTAGATTATTCCATTGTTGCATCAAAAATATGTAAGGAAAGTTTTAAGAAGGTGCAGGAATAAGAACAGTTGGCTCTGGCAGTCAGCAGAAATGATGATTGAAGATTTCCACCGAGCAGCTATCAAATGCTGCTGATCCACAGGGTCACAGACCCTATAGTCAATAGCTAATTAAGGTCTTCTGGCCAAAGATTTCCATGGTACCAATGAGTATAATGTGAAGAATTcagttttgaagatttttaaaaaatccttttctatTTTAGGCCCAAGTTACCTCTTTCCATTTATAGAGCCAATAATATATGGCATTTCTACAGGTTTAACTTGGGTTCCCCTATTAAAATAGTCATTTCTGTAGAAGCCCATTTTTGTTGGGCTATGACACAAATGTCTTTTATCTTTAAATCAGCCCACCAGGCTGCACAGTAAATACCAAAGAGAGCATAATAGATAATACAGCAGCCTCTCAAAAGTAATGGCTGAAGGCATGGCTGCTATAAAGGTTCTAGAAGCCGGAGGCAGCAGTCCAAAGGACACTAATGGTAAGACAACAGATTGGGGTTGCTATGACAGAATGGTGGAGAAGGAAAGCCAGAGCACACATGGTATCTATAACATAACCAAACATGGTGTTTATTAATCAAAGGATGCAAATTCATATGCCTTTAGGCACCAGGCCAGTAGTGAAAAAGAGAAGTAGGCTGGTACAAGACATACGTAGTAGTTCTGTGGACAGAGCCAAACTGAACAGAATGgatgttctgtttattttttattttttgtgttatttaaaggcatttaaattcaggtttttgtttggtttaagACACTGCAGGACAATTCAAACACATAAAAGGTCAAATTCAGCCTATAGGTTCGTACTTTACAAAGTACGGAAAGGAAGCAATGATATGTGTGAGGACTCCTGGGATTCGTATAAGAAGTCAGATGTGTCTAAGGGAAGAATGTACCTTCTGGATATACCTGCCAAGACTGGTGACCTCCCCACCTCAACTGTGCTGCTGCAACTCACTGACTGGAAGTGTGGTGTGCCCAAACAATTTGTAATAAATAACACAAAGTACTGACATCATGATGTATTTACTTCTTTtgtgactcatttttaaaatacataaattaatggaAGATTAAAGTTGATCCccgggacaccttggtggctcagcggttaagcagatgccttcagctcaaggcgtggtCCTGGTGttcagggatcgagccccacatcgggctccctgcatggaacctgcttctccctctgcctatgtctctgcttctctctgtgtctctcatgaataaataaataaaatatttatttttaaaaaaataaaatcttaaatataaagtttatccCCCAAAATAATGTCATTCTCACTTCTATACCATAAAGGAAGTGGGATAActagtgaggaaaaaaataaaacataggggAGAGTGACCTAAGTGTGACAGGCTTGTGTGTCTTCAACTGGGTCATAGGGGAATAAGGTTACACATCACTGCTCAGGCCAAGAGTAACAAGTATAGAGATAGTGTGGCAGCTGGCCTTAGTTCTTCTAAACACCTAGGTTGGAATAAGTGAATTTTAGgagctttttccttttcaacatttaCAAGATATTTTATAGTCCGAAAAGGGTACAACACAGGGGGCTTCAACAATACTGATCCTCCTATTTATTATTCAGCTGGGTGGTAGGTACATGAATGTCTTTTTTAGTACTCATAGTTTTTATGCTTAACGATTCataataaaactgctataaaaaaatcttattgtaAATCCTGTTCTCTGCTTCGAGAAAACCCTAGTAGGAAAGAAAGGCTGCAGGAAAGGCAGGCAAGCAGAATTAGAGTgaaaatatcttcccatttaGTCTTACTCTATTTTGATGCCAACTAGAACCTTGATACTGACAAGAATAAAGCGGCATTTCACAT belongs to Canis lupus familiaris isolate Mischka breed German Shepherd chromosome 24, alternate assembly UU_Cfam_GSD_1.0, whole genome shotgun sequence and includes:
- the NCOA6 gene encoding nuclear receptor coactivator 6 isoform X7, encoding MVLDDLPNLEDIYTSLCSSTMEDSEMDFDSGLEDDDTKSENILEDSTIFVAFKGNIDDKDFKWKLDTILENVPNLLHMESSKLKVQKVEPWNSVRVTFNIPREAAERLRILAQSNNQQLRDLGILSVQIEGEGAINLALAQNRSQDVRMNGPMGAGNSVRMEAAFPMAGGPGLIRMTSPATVMIPQSVNVSSSMMAPGPNSELQPRTPRPASQSDAMDPLLSGLHLQPQNHPSGSLAPPHHPMQPVPVNRQMNPTGFPQLQQQQQQQQQQQQQQQQQQLQARPPQQHQQQQPQGIRPQFTAPTQVPVPPGWNQLPSGALQPPPAQGSLGTMTANQGWKKAPLPGPMQQQLQGFQQPVSSPGRNPMVQQGNVPPNFMVMQQQPPNQGPQSLHPGLGGMPKRLPPGFSAGQANPNFMQGQVPSTTATTPGNSGAPQLQANQNVQHAGGQGAGPPQNQMQVSHGPPNMMQPSLMGIHGNMNSQQAGSSGVPQVNLSNMQGQPQQGPPSQLMSMHQQIVPSQGQMVQQQGTLNPQNPMILSRAQLMPQGQMMVNPQSQNLGPSPQRMTPPKQILPQQGPQMMAPHNQMMGPQGQVLLQQNPMIEQIMTNQMQGNKQQFNTQNQSSVMPGPAQIMRGPTPNMQGNMVQFTGQISGQMLPQQGPVNNSPSQVMGIQGQVLRPPGPSPHMAQQHGDPATTANSDVSLSQMMPDVSMQQSNMVPPHVQAMQGNSASGNHFSGHGMPFNAPFSGAPNGNQMSCGQNPGFPVNKDVTLTSPLLVNLLQSDISAGHFGVNNKQNNTNANKPKKKKPPRKKKNSQQDLNTPDTRPAGLEEADQQSLPGEQGINLDNSGPKLPEFSNRPPGYPSQPVEQRPLQQMPPQLMQHVAAPPQPPQQQPQPQLPPPPQQPPPPSQPQSQQQQQQQQQQQQMMMMLMMQQDPKSVRLPVSQNVHPPRGPLNPDSQRMPMQQSGNVPVMVSLQGPASVPPSPDKQRMPMPLNTPLGSNSRKMVYQENPQNPSSSPLGEMSSLPEASGSEVPSVSGGPNNMPSHLVVSQNQLMMTGPKPGPSPLSATQGATPQQPPVNSLPSSHGHHFPNVAAPTQTSRPKTPNRASPRPYYPQTPNNRPPSTEPSEISLSPERLNASIAGLFPPQINIPLPPRPNLNRGFDQQGLNPTTLKAIGQAPSNLTMNNPSNFAAPQTHKLDSVVVNSGKQSNSGATKRASPSNSRRSSPGSSRKTTPSPGRQNSKTPKLTLASQTNTTLLQNVELPRNVLVSPTPLANPSVPGSFPNNSGLNPQNPTMPVAAVGGVLEDNKESLNVPQDSDCQNSQGRKEQVNIELKTVPTQEVKMVVPEDQSKKDGQPMDPNKLPSVEENKNLVSPAMREAPTSLSQLLDNSGAPNVTIKPPGLTDLEVTPPVVSGEDLKKASVIPTLQDPSSKEPSNSLNLPHTNEPCSTLMHPELSEVSSNVAPSIPPVMSRPVSSSSISTPLPPNQITVFVTSNPITTSANTSAALPTHLQSALMSTVVTMPNVGSKVMVSEGQSAAQSNARPQFITPVFINSSSIIQVMKGSQPSTIPAAPLTTNSGLMPPSVAVVGPLHIPQNIKFSSAPVPPNVPSSSTAPNIQTGRPLVLNSRATPVQLPSPPCTTSPVVPPHPPVQQVKELNPDEASPQVSTSADQSTLPSSQSTTMVSPLLTNSPGSSVNRRSPVSSSKGKGKVDKIGQILLTKACKKVTGSLEKGEEQYGADGETEGQGLETTTPGLMGTEQLPTELDSKTPTPPAPTLLKMTSSPVGPGSTSTGPSLPGGTLPTSVRSIVTTLVPSELISAAPATKNNHVGIAPEPLVGGLVEEKVGSHPELLPSIAPSPSLVSKETTATTLQGSVARPELEANAAIVAGQSSEPKEIIEKSKTPSRRNSRTEEPTVASESVENGHRKRSSRPASASSSTKDITSAVQSKRRKSK
- the NCOA6 gene encoding nuclear receptor coactivator 6 isoform X6 is translated as MVLDDLPNLEDIYTSLCSSTMEDSEMDFDSGLEDDDTKSENILEDSTIFVAFKGNIDDKDFKWKLDTILENVPNLLHMESSKLKVQKVEPWNSVRVTFNIPREAAERLRILAQSNNQQLRDLGILSVQIEGEGAINLALAQNRSQDVRMNGPMGAGNSVRMEAAFPMAGGPGLIRMTSPATVMIPQSVNVSSSMMAPGPNSELQPRTPRPASQSDAMDPLLSGLHLQPQNHPSGSLAPPHHPMQPVPVNRQMNPTGFPQLQQQQQQQQQQQQQQQQQQLQARPPQQHQQQQPQGIRPQFTAPTQVPVPPGWNQLPSGALQPPPAQGSLGTMTANQGWKKAPLPGPMQQQLQARPSLATGFQQPVSSPGRNPMVQQGNVPPNFMVMQQQPPNQGPQSLHPGLGGMPKRLPPGFSAGQANPNFMQGQVPSTTATTPGNSGAPQLQANQNVQHAGGQGAGPPQNQMQVSHGPPNMMQPSLMGIHGNMNSQQAGSSGVPQVNLSNMQGQPQQGPPSQLMSMHQQIVPSQGQMVQQQGTLNPQNPMILSRAQLMPQGQMMVNPQSQNLGPSPQRMTPPKQILPQQGPQMMAPHNQMMGPQGQVLLQQNPMIEQIMTNQMQGNKQQFNTQNQSSVMPGPAQIMRGPTPNMQGNMVQFTGQISGQMLPQQGPVNNSPSQVMGIQGQVLRPPGPSPHMAQQHGDPATTANSDVSLSQMMPDVSMQQSNMVPPHVQAMQGNSASGNHFSGHGMPFNAPFSGAPNGNQMSCGQNPGFPVNKDVTLTSPLLVNLLQSDISAGHFGVNNKQNNTNANKPKKKKPPRKKKNSQQDLNTPDTRPAGLEEADQQSLPGEQGINLDNSGPKLPEFSNRPPGYPSQPVEQRPLQQMPPQLMQHVAAPPQPPQQQPQPQLPPPPQQPPPPSQPQSQQQQQQQQQQQQMMMMLMMQQDPKSVRLPVSQNVHPPRGPLNPDSQRMPMQQSGNVPVMVSLQGPASVPPSPDKQRMPMPLNTPLGSNSRKMVYQENPQNPSSSPLGEMSSLPEASGSEVPSVSGGPNNMPSHLVVSQNQLMMTGPKPGPSPLSATQGATPQQPPVNSLPSSHGHHFPNVAAPTQTSRPKTPNRASPRPYYPQTPNNRPPSTEPSEISLSPERLNASIAGLFPPQINIPLPPRPNLNRGFDQQGLNPTTLKAIGQAPSNLTMNNPSNFAAPQTHKLDSVVVNSGKQSNSGATKRASPSNSRRSSPGSSRKTTPSPGRQNSKTPKLTLASQTNTTLLQNVELPRNVLVSPTPLANPSVPGSFPNNSGLNPQNPTMPVAAVGGVLEDNKESLNVPQDSDCQNSQGRKEQVNIELKTVPTQEVKMVVPEDQSKKDGQPMDPNKLPSVEENKNLVSPAMREAPTSLSQLLDNSGAPNVTIKPPGLTDLEVTPPVVSGEDLKKASVIPTLQDPSSKEPSNSLNLPHTNEPCSTLMHPELSEVSSNVAPSIPPVMSRPVSSSSISTPLPPNQITVFVTSNPITTSANTSAALPTHLQSALMSTVVTMPNVGSKVMVSEGQSAAQSNARPQFITPVFINSSSIIQVMKGSQPSTIPAAPLTTNSGLMPPSVAVVGPLHIPQNIKFSSAPVPPNVPSSSTAPNIQTGRPLVLNSRATPVQLPSPPCTTSPVVPPHPPVQQVKELNPDEASPQVSTSADQSTLPSSQSTTMVSPLLTNSPGSSVNRRSPVSSSKGKGKVDKIGQILLTKACKKVTGSLEKGEEQYGADGETEGQGLETTTPGLMGTEQLPTELDSKTPTPPAPTLLKMTSSPVGPGSTSTGPSLPGGTLPTSVRSIVTTLVPSELISAAPATKNNHVGIAPEPLVGGLVEEKVGSHPELLPSIAPSPSLVSKETTATTLQGSVARPELEANAAIVAGQSSEPKEIIEKSKTPSRRNSRTEEPTVASESVENGHRKRSSRPASASSSTKDITSAVQSKRRKSK